Proteins from a single region of Lampris incognitus isolate fLamInc1 chromosome 16, fLamInc1.hap2, whole genome shotgun sequence:
- the LOC130126758 gene encoding cytochrome c oxidase subunit 8A, mitochondrial, with amino-acid sequence MMRGIVRSVSGRVVPALRGATISQRANLYTKPAKDKLGAAETAVGLGMFAFAILGPSGWILAHLDDYKKKE; translated from the exons ATGATGCGTGGGATCGTGAGGAGCGTCAGTGGCCGGGTCGTCCCTGCTCTGCGGGGCGCCACCATCAGCCAGAGGGCCAACCTCTACACCAAGCCAGCCAAGGATAAGCTCGGGGCTGCC GAAACTGCTGTTGGACTGGGGATGTTCGCCTTCGCGATCCTGGGACCATCTGGGTGGATTCTAGCCCACCTGGACGACTATAAGAAGAAGGAATAA